A window of the Schlesneria paludicola DSM 18645 genome harbors these coding sequences:
- a CDS encoding trimeric intracellular cation channel family protein, protein MSIQRVVEHVATAVAAVAGALPGRGKSIDLFGVIVLAQVTALGGGTLRDVILDARPVFWVADPSYVLTATLSAMVLFVAARFWRMPEKFLLLADAGGLALFTALGVHKSLALGVSPLVSVAMGVMTGVAGGIIRDVLTREIPLVFRHEVTLYATASFCGASVYAALYGLIDGSTVWALGIATTLLIRLAAIQWKLKLPLFHAK, encoded by the coding sequence GTGTCGATTCAGCGTGTCGTCGAGCATGTGGCGACAGCCGTCGCAGCGGTTGCGGGCGCCTTGCCGGGACGCGGAAAATCGATCGACTTGTTCGGCGTCATCGTCCTGGCACAGGTGACCGCGCTGGGTGGCGGGACGCTGCGTGATGTGATTCTCGATGCTCGTCCGGTGTTCTGGGTCGCAGATCCCAGCTACGTCTTGACCGCGACGTTGTCGGCGATGGTTCTGTTCGTCGCGGCCCGCTTTTGGCGGATGCCTGAAAAATTCCTGCTGCTTGCCGATGCGGGAGGTCTCGCACTCTTTACCGCCCTGGGTGTTCACAAGTCACTCGCCCTGGGGGTATCGCCGCTGGTTTCGGTGGCAATGGGCGTGATGACCGGCGTGGCAGGAGGCATCATTCGTGATGTCTTGACTCGTGAGATTCCGTTGGTCTTTCGCCATGAAGTAACGCTCTATGCTACGGCCTCGTTTTGTGGGGCTTCTGTCTACGCCGCGCTGTATGGTCTGATTGACGGATCGACCGTCTGGGCGTTGGGGATTGCCACGACACTGCTGATTCGGCTGGCGGCAATTCAGTGGAAGTTGAAGTTGCCGTTGTTTCACGCCAAGTGA
- the tdh gene encoding L-threonine 3-dehydrogenase has translation MKALVKAEAARGLKLTSVPVPTIGINDVLIKVDRTGICGTDVHIYKWDAWAQKTIPVPMVVGHEFVGEIVEVGSNVTDFHPGEVVSGEGHVVCGRCRNCLAGRRHLCKDTKGVGVNRPGAFAEYLSLPMTNVWHHRDDIDRDVASIYDPFGNAVHTALSFPVLGEDVLITGAGPIGIMAAAVVKHAGARYVVITDVNEYRLELARKMGATVALNVTTGTLADVQHELGMKEGFDVGLEMSGNPQAFQDMLANMAHGGKIAMLGIPAEPIAIDWNLVVFNMLTIKGIYGREMYETWYKMAVMLESGLNIRPVITHRFHYTEFEKGFDVMMSGHSGKVVLNWKD, from the coding sequence ATGAAGGCCCTGGTCAAAGCAGAAGCAGCGCGTGGCTTGAAACTCACTTCCGTTCCGGTCCCGACGATCGGCATCAATGATGTCCTGATCAAAGTGGATCGAACGGGAATTTGTGGCACGGATGTGCACATCTATAAATGGGATGCCTGGGCTCAGAAAACAATTCCGGTGCCGATGGTTGTCGGGCATGAATTCGTGGGCGAGATTGTCGAGGTGGGGTCCAACGTCACGGACTTCCATCCCGGAGAGGTGGTCAGTGGCGAAGGCCACGTGGTGTGTGGCCGCTGTCGAAATTGCCTTGCTGGCCGCCGCCATCTGTGTAAAGACACGAAGGGGGTCGGGGTCAATCGCCCGGGGGCCTTTGCGGAATATCTGTCTCTGCCGATGACCAACGTCTGGCATCACCGGGATGACATCGACCGGGACGTGGCTTCGATCTACGATCCATTCGGAAATGCGGTCCACACCGCACTCTCGTTTCCTGTGCTGGGGGAAGATGTCTTGATTACCGGGGCAGGCCCCATCGGGATCATGGCCGCGGCCGTCGTGAAGCATGCTGGAGCGCGGTACGTCGTCATCACCGATGTGAACGAGTACCGACTGGAACTGGCTCGAAAGATGGGGGCGACCGTTGCGCTCAACGTGACGACTGGAACGCTGGCTGATGTTCAGCACGAGCTCGGCATGAAAGAAGGTTTTGACGTCGGCCTGGAAATGTCCGGAAATCCTCAAGCGTTTCAGGACATGTTGGCTAACATGGCCCATGGTGGCAAAATCGCCATGCTGGGGATTCCCGCCGAGCCGATTGCCATCGATTGGAATCTGGTCGTCTTCAACATGCTGACGATCAAGGGGATCTATGGGCGTGAAATGTACGAAACGTGGTACAAGATGGCCGTGATGCTTGAAAGCGGTCTGAACATTCGCCCGGTGATCACACACCGCTTCCACTACACCGAGTTCGAGAAAGGCTTCGATGTGATGATGTCGGGCCATTCGGGCAAAGTGGTCTTGAACTGGAAGGACTAG
- the serS gene encoding serine--tRNA ligase, which produces MLDLQFVCDNLETVRKNCQERHVDVNLDGLLELRESRSQMIVALDRDRQRQNEIAQAIPKEKTPEARQALIEQGKALKLSVPGLELQLKEIEANIRSVLVTIPNLTHPDAPRGDEADSKAVRTWGEIPKFGFKPLDHVALAEKHDLIDLEGGARVAGHGFYFLKNEAVLLELALTQYTVQKLIQHGFTLHTTPDMAKMEVLEGTGYQPRGNETQIYSIAGMDLCLVATAEITLGGLLKDHILDASQLPIKMAGISHCFRTEAGAHGKASRGIYRVHQFTKVEMFGFTAPDVEASDALHREIVAIEEEVFQGLGIPYRVLDIASGDLGGPAYRKFDLEAWMPGRGEAGEWGEVTSASNCTDFQARRLGIRCKSPDWKGTKYVHTLNGTTVAVTRAIIAILENYQQADGSIIVPEVLRPWVGKDRIG; this is translated from the coding sequence ATGCTCGATTTGCAATTTGTCTGCGATAATCTGGAGACGGTTCGCAAGAACTGTCAGGAACGTCATGTTGATGTCAATCTGGATGGTTTGCTGGAATTGCGTGAATCGCGAAGCCAGATGATTGTGGCGCTGGATCGCGACCGGCAGCGGCAGAACGAAATCGCCCAGGCGATTCCGAAAGAGAAGACGCCCGAAGCCCGTCAGGCACTGATCGAACAAGGCAAGGCCCTGAAGTTGTCGGTGCCGGGCCTGGAACTGCAGTTGAAAGAGATCGAAGCCAATATTCGATCGGTTCTGGTCACGATTCCGAACCTCACTCATCCCGATGCGCCTCGTGGGGATGAGGCCGATTCGAAGGCTGTTCGCACCTGGGGTGAGATTCCAAAGTTCGGCTTCAAGCCGCTGGACCATGTCGCACTGGCCGAAAAGCATGACCTGATTGACCTTGAGGGCGGTGCCCGAGTGGCCGGGCACGGGTTCTATTTCCTCAAGAACGAGGCGGTTCTGCTCGAACTGGCTTTGACGCAGTACACCGTTCAAAAGCTGATCCAGCACGGTTTCACGCTGCACACCACTCCCGACATGGCAAAGATGGAAGTGCTCGAAGGGACCGGTTATCAGCCTCGGGGAAATGAAACACAAATCTATTCGATCGCCGGAATGGATTTGTGCCTGGTCGCAACCGCCGAAATCACGCTCGGCGGACTGCTCAAGGATCACATCCTCGATGCCAGCCAGTTGCCGATCAAGATGGCTGGGATTTCGCATTGTTTCCGGACGGAAGCCGGGGCGCATGGAAAAGCCAGCCGTGGCATTTACCGCGTGCATCAGTTCACCAAGGTGGAAATGTTTGGATTTACCGCTCCTGACGTGGAAGCGTCGGACGCGCTGCATCGCGAAATTGTCGCCATCGAAGAAGAAGTCTTTCAGGGGCTTGGCATTCCCTATCGCGTACTCGATATCGCCTCGGGAGACCTGGGTGGTCCCGCCTATCGCAAGTTTGATCTCGAAGCCTGGATGCCAGGGCGTGGTGAAGCAGGCGAATGGGGCGAAGTGACTTCCGCTTCGAATTGCACCGACTTCCAGGCCCGGCGACTTGGGATTCGTTGCAAGTCGCCCGATTGGAAGGGAACCAAGTACGTTCATACGTTGAACGGGACGACCGTGGCCGTGACCCGGGCGATTATCGCGATACTGGAGAACTATCAGCAGGCGGATGGCAGCATTATTGTTCCTGAAGTTCTGCGTCCTTGGGTTGGGAAGGATCGGATTGGCTGA
- a CDS encoding phytanoyl-CoA dioxygenase family protein — MSLIVEPAADPKPKPLFTLGKPLDLSPACFGFLRETYLDVPVEQLREQMEHDGYLYLREFWDRAQVQAVRDSITRQLHDLGFLRPGTPTDEARFSDREVGRAMGNPLNQHDPVLRELVFGERITDFFHNFLGGPVAHFDFIWFRTKGPGLGSPIHCDLVYMGRGTHDLYTTWVPLGDVELDLGGLLVLEGSHHHSERLNPYLSRDVDNYCSNRPDADEYASGRKWWDGTLTRNAVWLQKSLGGRWLTSPEFQMGDAVIFNMKLIHGSLDNQTDRIRLSTDTRYQLASQPIDERWIGQTPPGHATSQRRGRIC; from the coding sequence ATGTCTCTGATTGTGGAACCGGCGGCCGATCCGAAACCGAAACCCCTGTTCACGCTGGGTAAGCCGCTGGATCTCTCTCCCGCGTGTTTCGGCTTCCTTCGCGAAACGTATCTGGACGTTCCCGTTGAGCAACTGCGCGAGCAGATGGAGCACGATGGCTATCTCTATTTGCGTGAATTCTGGGATCGAGCGCAGGTCCAGGCCGTACGGGACTCCATCACCAGACAACTGCACGACCTTGGCTTCTTGCGACCGGGAACGCCGACTGACGAAGCCCGTTTTAGTGATCGCGAGGTCGGTCGCGCCATGGGAAATCCCCTGAATCAACATGATCCCGTGTTGCGCGAGTTAGTGTTCGGCGAACGCATCACCGACTTCTTTCACAATTTTCTCGGAGGGCCGGTCGCCCACTTTGATTTTATCTGGTTTCGAACGAAGGGGCCGGGACTGGGCAGCCCGATTCACTGTGATCTGGTCTACATGGGCCGCGGAACACACGACCTCTACACGACCTGGGTACCGCTGGGGGATGTCGAATTGGATCTGGGCGGATTGCTTGTTCTCGAGGGATCGCATCATCACAGCGAACGGTTGAATCCGTATCTCTCACGCGACGTGGACAACTATTGCAGCAACCGCCCTGACGCCGACGAGTATGCATCCGGCCGGAAGTGGTGGGACGGCACGCTCACCAGGAATGCCGTGTGGCTGCAGAAAAGCCTTGGCGGACGCTGGTTGACATCGCCCGAGTTCCAGATGGGCGACGCCGTCATTTTCAACATGAAGTTGATTCACGGTAGCCTCGACAACCAAACAGACCGCATCCGCCTCTCAACCGACACGCGCTATCAGCTCGCCAGTCAGCCGATCGACGAGCGATGGATCGGTCAAACTCCACCCGGACATGCGACGTCACAGCGCCGCGGCCGGATCTGCTAA
- a CDS encoding leucine-rich repeat domain-containing protein encodes MSREDLNRVEPNRVIAWLARRRMPLMFGTVGVVLLIPVFLALTILIPFLSERRVARHVESMGGTFSTEYFGPEWLTPSLRTQFPLFDRITVVNLNRGKNTDRVVPSLCLLKHLETLDLELSDVSDEGLKSLGRLSQLRGLGLNHTGIADIGLGYLRPLTGLQGLHLDGTKITDAGVKHLQSMSHLQILKLSNTLVSDAGVEVLFDLHELQILNLAESRVTRRGFVSLRQALPNCELPVIFDMHLPMSVF; translated from the coding sequence TTGTCACGGGAAGATCTCAACCGAGTGGAACCGAATCGAGTGATTGCGTGGCTCGCACGGCGGCGCATGCCCTTGATGTTTGGAACCGTGGGCGTTGTCCTGTTGATTCCGGTGTTTCTCGCACTGACGATTCTGATTCCCTTCCTCAGTGAACGCCGCGTGGCCCGACACGTTGAATCGATGGGGGGAACCTTCAGTACAGAATATTTCGGCCCCGAATGGCTGACGCCATCGCTTCGAACACAGTTCCCCCTGTTTGATCGAATCACCGTCGTCAATCTTAACCGTGGGAAGAACACCGACCGTGTCGTTCCCAGCTTGTGCCTGCTGAAGCATCTCGAGACGCTGGATTTGGAACTTTCGGATGTCAGCGACGAAGGTCTCAAGTCACTCGGACGATTGTCGCAACTCCGCGGCCTGGGGTTGAATCACACAGGGATTGCAGACATTGGACTCGGCTATTTGCGACCACTGACGGGCCTGCAAGGACTGCACTTGGATGGGACAAAGATCACGGATGCAGGAGTCAAACACCTGCAATCCATGTCGCATCTTCAGATACTAAAACTGTCGAATACGCTGGTGAGCGATGCTGGTGTTGAGGTCTTGTTCGACCTGCACGAATTGCAAATTCTCAATTTGGCCGAATCGCGCGTGACGCGTCGAGGATTTGTCTCACTCCGTCAAGCACTGCCGAATTGCGAGTTGCCCGTCATATTTGACATGCACTTGCCGATGAGCGTTTTCTGA